In the genome of Rhizobium etli 8C-3, one region contains:
- a CDS encoding AraC family transcriptional regulator — MDNISQEQATVAMPLSGAETTRFWRDHRFGGMECLSATFLTHEFAPHAHETFSIGAIESGSQIATIRGTRESSGPGDLYLINPGEIHDGVPVEGGYRYRMIYPDTSLFREILEDVTGRTFSGMPAFGKQILHDPRLAEAFYEAHRALESGAGALETSQGMFLVLEAMFRHHGSSIIVPIDTQERSAVQRAGDYLMENYASDVGLEELAAVAGLSRAHLIRAFRKQFHITPHAFLTDIRIRVARRKLQAGGQPAEIALECGFADQAHFSRHFKARTGVTPGQYRAR, encoded by the coding sequence GATTCTGGCGTGACCACCGATTCGGCGGCATGGAATGCCTGAGCGCCACGTTCCTGACGCATGAGTTCGCTCCCCATGCCCACGAGACCTTCAGTATCGGCGCTATCGAAAGCGGCAGCCAGATCGCGACGATCCGGGGCACGCGCGAAAGCTCGGGGCCGGGCGATCTCTATCTGATCAATCCCGGCGAAATCCATGACGGCGTGCCTGTCGAGGGTGGCTATCGCTACCGGATGATCTACCCCGATACGTCACTCTTCCGGGAGATCCTGGAAGATGTCACCGGCCGCACGTTCAGCGGCATGCCCGCCTTCGGCAAGCAGATCCTTCACGATCCCCGGCTTGCCGAGGCTTTTTATGAGGCGCACCGTGCGCTGGAATCAGGGGCCGGTGCACTGGAAACCAGCCAGGGCATGTTCCTTGTGCTAGAAGCCATGTTTAGGCATCACGGCAGCTCGATCATCGTGCCCATCGACACGCAGGAGCGGTCGGCCGTGCAGCGCGCCGGCGATTACCTGATGGAAAACTACGCCTCCGACGTCGGACTTGAAGAACTCGCCGCCGTAGCCGGCCTCAGCCGTGCGCATCTGATACGTGCCTTCCGCAAACAGTTCCACATCACCCCGCACGCCTTTCTCACCGACATCCGTATTCGCGTTGCCCGGCGCAAGCTGCAAGCGGGCGGACAGCCGGCGGAGATTGCTCTTGAATGCGGTTTCGCCGACCAGGCGCATTTCAGCCGGCATTTCAAGGCGCGCACCGGTGTGACGCCCGGCCAATACCGCGCGCGGTAG
- a CDS encoding AzlC family ABC transporter permease, with translation MNENEKWAEFLGGMRAISPLIAAVIPIGLVFGAVAVTKGLSPVETALMSALVFAGGSQFVAMDIWTHPASWTSVGFAALLVNIRHVLMSASLGTKMQAFGRRRRYFASLFLADEIWAMAESRAGLARLTPAWFAGLAAPFYLAWVLSSFAGATLGAFLGDPVVLGLDFAFPAVFIVLVTGFWKGSETGAVLIASGAAAVATEHFVPGVWHIAAGAAAGLLAAVASGSRRAEVTQ, from the coding sequence ATGAATGAGAATGAAAAATGGGCGGAGTTCCTGGGGGGCATGCGAGCCATTTCGCCGCTGATCGCCGCCGTCATACCGATCGGCCTCGTCTTCGGCGCGGTCGCAGTCACAAAAGGTCTTTCCCCGGTCGAGACGGCACTGATGAGCGCACTGGTCTTTGCCGGCGGCTCGCAATTCGTGGCAATGGATATCTGGACGCATCCGGCCTCGTGGACAAGCGTCGGTTTTGCGGCGCTGCTCGTCAATATCCGCCATGTGCTGATGAGTGCGTCGCTCGGCACCAAGATGCAGGCCTTTGGCAGACGCAGACGCTATTTCGCAAGCCTCTTTCTTGCGGATGAGATCTGGGCGATGGCGGAATCCCGCGCCGGCCTTGCCCGGCTCACGCCTGCTTGGTTTGCTGGGCTGGCCGCGCCTTTCTATCTCGCCTGGGTGCTTTCGAGCTTTGCGGGCGCGACGCTCGGCGCTTTCCTTGGTGATCCCGTGGTGCTTGGACTGGATTTCGCCTTTCCTGCCGTCTTCATCGTGCTCGTCACAGGCTTCTGGAAGGGATCGGAAACCGGCGCTGTGCTGATCGCAAGCGGTGCGGCCGCGGTAGCAACTGAACATTTCGTACCAGGCGTCTGGCATATCGCAGCCGGCGCTGCCGCCGGCC